The proteins below are encoded in one region of Mycobacterium sp. 3519A:
- a CDS encoding TetR/AcrR family transcriptional regulator: MAIGDRRERERAARRELIVKTARKLAEAEGWDAVTTRRLSAEIEYSQPVLYKHFSGMEQIADAVALDGFGELAEAMRNARDGAAAAGDALADVAHAYLDFARSNPAVYDAMFTRATALRFAADDTPPQLTAAFAELHQAVGLVADVKDADSLTEVLWAALHGLVTLSRTDRLRPGYDAERVQLLVRQIIG, translated from the coding sequence ATGGCTATTGGGGATCGCCGCGAACGCGAGCGCGCCGCCCGCCGGGAATTGATCGTGAAAACCGCCCGCAAGCTGGCGGAGGCCGAGGGCTGGGATGCCGTCACCACCCGTCGGCTGTCCGCCGAGATCGAGTACAGCCAGCCCGTGCTGTACAAGCACTTCAGCGGGATGGAGCAGATCGCCGATGCCGTCGCACTCGACGGGTTCGGTGAGCTCGCCGAGGCGATGCGCAACGCTCGAGACGGTGCCGCCGCTGCTGGCGACGCGCTGGCCGACGTTGCACACGCCTATCTCGACTTCGCTCGAAGCAATCCCGCGGTGTACGACGCGATGTTCACCCGCGCGACCGCGCTGCGTTTCGCCGCCGACGACACACCGCCCCAGTTGACAGCCGCCTTCGCCGAACTGCACCAAGCGGTCGGTCTCGTCGCCGACGTGAAGGATGCGGATTCGCTCACCGAGGTGTTGTGGGCGGCGTTGCACGGCCTGGTCACCCTCAGTCGCACCGACCGACTACGTCCCGGCTACGACGCGGAACGCGTTCAACTGCTCGTCCGCCAGATCATCGGCTGA
- a CDS encoding nuclear transport factor 2 family protein translates to MTPPDRRKRMVLMAERRAAVVLGTAVLLAAGTTPVANAAEPPEAAAVELLKATYFNDVDTKNWLALRQLFAPDAVVDTTGSFGPYFPNRDSFIAFTSLTLSAINTRHQGYDPQIEVTSDTTASAVWTMQDRLSVAGLVTIHGYGHYTDRYEEVDGQWRITYSKLTRTGFAVEFPAFQKFLTGLNDAFRAGGPVAAVAYVGPAVVDIPVSAAKQLVGAIASNFGGPPAKAEPITVPRGSTGVTTEPPGVTTVPSAPPKKPSRSSKPSVAKDNDAAPSSTGKKARTATKQQGAGHKRAEHTKAGAKSERGAR, encoded by the coding sequence ATGACCCCACCAGACAGGAGGAAACGAATGGTGCTCATGGCCGAACGGCGAGCTGCGGTCGTGTTGGGCACGGCGGTCTTACTCGCTGCTGGGACCACCCCCGTCGCAAACGCCGCGGAACCGCCTGAGGCGGCGGCCGTGGAGTTGCTCAAGGCGACGTACTTCAACGATGTCGACACCAAGAACTGGCTTGCGCTACGCCAACTCTTCGCTCCCGACGCCGTGGTGGATACCACGGGCTCGTTCGGTCCGTACTTCCCCAACCGCGACTCGTTCATTGCGTTCACGTCGCTGACGCTGAGCGCGATCAACACCCGCCACCAGGGATATGACCCGCAGATCGAAGTCACTTCCGATACGACTGCCAGTGCCGTATGGACGATGCAGGACCGACTTTCCGTCGCAGGCCTTGTCACGATCCACGGGTACGGGCACTACACCGACCGGTACGAGGAGGTCGACGGTCAGTGGCGGATCACCTACTCCAAACTCACGCGGACAGGCTTCGCGGTGGAGTTCCCCGCATTCCAGAAATTCTTGACCGGGCTCAACGACGCGTTTAGGGCCGGCGGTCCCGTCGCGGCAGTCGCGTATGTCGGCCCGGCCGTCGTCGACATCCCCGTCAGCGCTGCCAAGCAACTCGTCGGCGCCATCGCAAGCAACTTCGGCGGGCCGCCCGCGAAAGCCGAACCGATCACCGTGCCGCGCGGATCCACGGGGGTGACCACCGAGCCTCCGGGCGTGACCACCGTGCCGTCGGCGCCGCCGAAGAAACCGTCCCGATCCAGCAAGCCGTCGGTCGCGAAGGACAACGATGCTGCACCGTCGTCGACGGGCAAGAAGGCGCGTACCGCGACCAAACAGCAGGGGGCCGGTCACAAACGCGCCGAACATACCAAAGCGGGGGCGAAATCCGAGCGCGGAGCGCGTTAG
- a CDS encoding NIPSNAP family protein has translation MIELRTYTLRSPEALQQYASVHWARHLPTFESFGVTTHGVWTEQSHDAYRLVALIGYPPGADAQQLAQHIMKSPEFAADMVGFDVAEILDVQSVILEPTRFSPIH, from the coding sequence ATGATCGAGCTTCGGACTTACACACTGCGATCGCCGGAAGCGCTGCAGCAGTACGCATCTGTTCACTGGGCCCGCCACCTACCGACGTTCGAGAGCTTCGGGGTCACCACCCATGGTGTGTGGACCGAGCAGAGCCACGACGCGTACCGGCTCGTCGCACTCATCGGCTATCCACCGGGCGCCGACGCGCAACAACTCGCGCAGCACATCATGAAAAGCCCGGAATTCGCCGCCGACATGGTCGGTTTCGACGTTGCCGAGATCCTCGACGTTCAGTCGGTGATCCTCGAACCGACCCGGTTCTCCCCGATCCACTGA
- a CDS encoding DUF1772 domain-containing protein: MDLDLITRAAALIAVLGTAVVYGTDVFCAIALRPALALVDDSALVAVMGRVHRYGDRRMPVAGVLGIVATATSVVSAAVAAHWAQAIAAGTALVLLLAWLAVYTRVSAPINRRLTAASDTGQPFPDGRALQAKWDRVIDARAVLQGLAVAALCLVLVVPQ, from the coding sequence ATGGACTTGGACCTCATCACCCGTGCCGCCGCGCTGATCGCGGTGCTCGGCACTGCGGTGGTCTACGGCACAGACGTGTTCTGTGCGATTGCGCTGCGACCGGCCTTGGCGTTGGTCGACGACAGCGCTCTGGTGGCAGTGATGGGACGCGTGCACCGATACGGCGACCGACGGATGCCGGTAGCGGGCGTGCTCGGGATTGTCGCCACCGCGACGAGCGTGGTGTCGGCCGCAGTCGCCGCACATTGGGCGCAGGCGATCGCGGCGGGCACAGCCCTGGTCCTGCTCCTGGCCTGGCTCGCGGTCTACACCCGGGTGAGCGCACCGATCAATCGACGTCTCACCGCGGCTTCGGACACCGGGCAGCCGTTCCCGGACGGGCGTGCACTGCAAGCGAAGTGGGATCGGGTGATCGACGCCCGTGCCGTACTGCAGGGCCTGGCCGTGGCTGCCCTGTGCCTGGTGCTGGTGGTCCCCCAATGA
- a CDS encoding cytochrome P450, translating to MTITSDTDVYYDPYDIGIVHDPYPVYARLRDEAPIYYNERYDFWAISRYADVEKALADWETFSNSRGDILELIQSDFNMPKGVMMMEDPPVHTMLRGLMSRVFTPRRMAEIEDQIRRYCVNCLDPHVGSDGFDIIAELASMMPMRVIGMLLGIPESDQVTVRDANDANLRTKPGAPMKVVNADKIADGRIYADYIDWRAKNPSDDLMTALLNVEFEDEHGVTRKLTRDEILRYTQVVAGAGNETTGRLIGWLAKVLAEHPDQRRDIVADRSLLNRAVDETLRFEPTGPHVARWMARDFECYGTTVPAGSAMLLLFGAANRDSRKYTDAETFNIHRDYISHLTFGKGVHYCLGANLARLEGRVALDELLNRWPEWDIDYDTAELAPTSTVRGWERLRLVLP from the coding sequence ATGACGATTACGTCGGATACAGATGTCTACTACGACCCCTATGACATCGGCATCGTGCACGATCCATACCCCGTGTACGCCCGGCTGCGGGACGAAGCTCCGATCTACTACAACGAGCGCTACGACTTCTGGGCGATCTCGCGCTACGCCGACGTGGAGAAGGCGCTGGCCGACTGGGAGACCTTCTCCAACAGCCGCGGCGACATCCTCGAGTTGATCCAGTCGGATTTCAACATGCCCAAGGGCGTGATGATGATGGAGGACCCGCCGGTGCACACCATGCTGCGCGGGCTGATGTCCCGGGTGTTCACCCCGCGGCGGATGGCGGAGATCGAAGACCAGATCCGCCGCTATTGCGTCAATTGCCTTGACCCGCATGTCGGTTCGGATGGCTTCGACATCATTGCCGAACTCGCCTCGATGATGCCGATGCGGGTGATCGGCATGCTGCTCGGCATCCCCGAGTCGGATCAGGTCACGGTCCGCGACGCCAACGACGCGAACCTGCGCACCAAGCCGGGGGCGCCGATGAAGGTGGTCAACGCGGACAAGATCGCCGACGGCCGCATCTACGCCGACTACATCGACTGGCGTGCGAAGAATCCCTCCGATGACCTGATGACCGCGCTGCTCAACGTCGAGTTCGAGGACGAGCACGGCGTCACGCGCAAACTGACCCGCGACGAGATCTTGCGCTACACACAGGTGGTGGCCGGGGCGGGCAACGAGACGACGGGACGGCTGATCGGCTGGCTGGCCAAGGTGCTCGCCGAGCATCCCGACCAGCGCCGCGACATCGTGGCGGACCGTTCGCTGTTGAACCGCGCCGTCGACGAGACGTTGCGGTTCGAGCCGACCGGACCGCACGTAGCACGCTGGATGGCAAGGGATTTCGAGTGCTACGGCACGACAGTGCCCGCGGGCAGTGCGATGCTGCTGCTGTTCGGCGCCGCCAACCGTGATTCCCGCAAGTACACCGATGCCGAGACGTTCAACATCCACCGCGACTACATCTCGCATCTGACGTTCGGCAAGGGCGTGCACTATTGTCTCGGCGCCAACCTCGCCCGCCTGGAAGGCCGCGTCGCCCTCGACGAACTGCTCAACCGGTGGCCGGAGTGGGATATCGACTACGACACAGCCGAACTCGCGCCGACGTCGACCGTGCGAGGCTGGGAGAGGCTGCGGCTGGTCCTGCCGTGA
- a CDS encoding cupin domain-containing protein, producing MMQLQPNTATAACALRLELHDVAEDDTVSGHPKTGSAVLGSIGDVEVGVWEMTVGGMRDVESEEFFVVLSGSAVVEFDDGSEPLHLKAGDVARLAAGTRTVWTVSEPLRKVYLT from the coding sequence ATGATGCAGCTGCAACCCAACACCGCCACAGCCGCATGTGCGCTGCGTCTCGAACTGCACGACGTCGCCGAGGACGACACCGTCAGCGGTCATCCCAAGACCGGATCGGCCGTGTTGGGCAGCATCGGCGATGTCGAAGTCGGTGTGTGGGAGATGACCGTCGGCGGCATGCGCGACGTTGAATCTGAGGAGTTCTTCGTCGTGTTATCCGGCAGTGCAGTCGTGGAATTCGACGACGGCAGCGAACCACTGCACCTGAAAGCAGGTGATGTCGCCCGGTTGGCGGCTGGCACCCGGACTGTCTGGACCGTGTCGGAGCCGCTGCGCAAGGTCTACCTGACTTAG
- a CDS encoding DUF4267 domain-containing protein, producing MTAVAYALAGLIAAAIIFIGARFLVAPRVAAAGYGVQPDLGQPSVGAYMSVKGVRDIASGLFVVILMAAGETQILGWMLLAATIIPIADAIIVLRDGGAKSVAYGVHGATAVVMLVTSALLLAS from the coding sequence ATGACCGCAGTCGCTTACGCTCTCGCCGGACTCATCGCCGCGGCGATCATCTTCATCGGCGCACGGTTTCTCGTCGCGCCGCGCGTCGCCGCCGCCGGCTACGGTGTGCAGCCAGATCTCGGCCAGCCGTCCGTCGGCGCCTACATGAGCGTCAAGGGCGTCCGCGATATCGCATCGGGTCTGTTCGTGGTCATTCTGATGGCTGCCGGTGAGACACAGATTCTCGGCTGGATGCTGCTGGCCGCCACCATCATTCCGATCGCCGACGCGATCATCGTGCTCCGCGACGGCGGCGCCAAGTCCGTCGCTTATGGCGTGCACGGCGCCACCGCTGTCGTCATGCTCGTCACCTCAGCGCTATTGCTCGCTTCTTAA
- a CDS encoding phosphotransferase family protein has protein sequence MDDAGLPGKGEPLTARFLSGGTQNVIYELRRGEHTCVLRMPPPDAPADRDKGILREWRIIEALDGTDVPHTKAVGVCHDASVLGRPFYLMGFVDGWSPMDAHARWPEPFHTDVDARPGLAYQLAEGIALLSKVDWKAKGLHDLGRPDGFHERQVDRWIAFFERIKGREIEGLDVATDWLRAHKPIDFIPGLMHGDYQFANVMYKQGAPAQLAAIVDWEMGTVGDPKLDLGWMVQSWPEDTDAPSAMSYVDMRGMPSRTDVVEHYAKVSGRQVDDLDYYLVLAKWKLAIVLEQGFQRAGDNEKLLAYGPVITALMRSAADLAESSDYR, from the coding sequence ATGGACGACGCGGGGCTGCCGGGAAAGGGCGAGCCCTTGACGGCCCGATTCCTTTCCGGCGGAACGCAGAACGTGATCTACGAACTGCGCCGCGGCGAACACACGTGTGTGCTGCGAATGCCTCCCCCCGACGCACCGGCCGACCGCGACAAGGGCATCCTGCGGGAGTGGCGGATCATCGAGGCCCTCGACGGCACCGATGTCCCCCACACCAAAGCCGTCGGCGTATGCCACGACGCGTCGGTGCTCGGCAGGCCGTTCTACCTGATGGGCTTCGTCGACGGCTGGTCTCCGATGGACGCCCACGCGCGTTGGCCGGAGCCGTTCCACACCGATGTCGATGCACGTCCCGGGCTGGCGTATCAGCTGGCCGAAGGCATCGCGTTGCTGTCGAAGGTCGACTGGAAGGCCAAGGGGCTGCACGATCTCGGCCGTCCCGACGGTTTCCACGAACGCCAGGTCGACCGCTGGATCGCCTTCTTCGAACGGATCAAGGGCCGGGAGATCGAGGGCCTGGACGTCGCCACCGACTGGCTGCGAGCACACAAGCCGATCGACTTCATCCCCGGCTTGATGCACGGCGACTATCAGTTCGCCAACGTCATGTACAAACAAGGCGCGCCCGCGCAACTCGCGGCGATCGTCGACTGGGAGATGGGCACCGTCGGCGACCCGAAATTGGACCTCGGCTGGATGGTGCAGAGCTGGCCGGAAGACACCGACGCGCCGTCGGCGATGAGCTACGTCGACATGCGCGGAATGCCCTCCCGCACAGACGTTGTAGAGCACTACGCCAAGGTGTCGGGCCGTCAGGTCGACGACCTCGACTACTACCTGGTGCTGGCTAAGTGGAAACTGGCGATCGTCCTGGAGCAGGGCTTCCAACGGGCCGGCGACAACGAGAAGTTGCTCGCATACGGCCCCGTCATCACGGCGTTGATGCGCTCGGCGGCCGACCTGGCCGAGTCCAGCGACTACCGGTGA
- a CDS encoding acyl-CoA dehydrogenase family protein, which translates to MAWDFETDPDYQKVLDWADEFVRDEIEPLDLAFPHLQFTPLDDNRRKVIDPLKEEVRRKGLWATHLGPELGGQGYGQLKLALLNEILGRSQWAPIVFGCQAPDTGNAEIIAHYGTEQQKERYLRPLLEGELFSCYSMTEPHAGADPTLFTTRAVRDGDDWVINGWKFFSSNAKTASFLIVMVVTNPDVSPYQGMSMFLVPTDTPGVNIVRNVGLHGEAEDEGSHALIHYDNVRVPAEALLGGEGQAFVIAQTRLGGGRIHHAMRTIGLSRKALDMMCERALSRQTQGSLLADKQFVQGYIADSYAQLLQFRLMVLYTAWEIDKYNDYKKVRKDIAAVKVVMPTVLHDIAWRAMQVHGALGVTNEMPFMAMVTGAAVMGLADGPTEVHKTTVAKQVLRGYQATDDTWPTEWTPRKREAARAKYASYLENEVGNL; encoded by the coding sequence ATGGCGTGGGATTTCGAGACCGACCCCGACTACCAGAAGGTGCTGGACTGGGCCGACGAATTCGTCCGCGACGAGATCGAACCACTCGACCTCGCGTTTCCGCACCTGCAGTTCACGCCGCTGGACGACAACCGGCGCAAGGTGATCGACCCACTGAAAGAGGAGGTGCGCCGAAAAGGGCTGTGGGCCACCCACCTCGGGCCCGAACTCGGCGGGCAGGGTTATGGCCAGCTCAAGCTCGCGCTGCTGAACGAGATCCTCGGCCGCTCGCAGTGGGCGCCCATCGTGTTCGGCTGCCAGGCGCCTGACACCGGCAACGCTGAGATCATCGCGCACTACGGCACCGAGCAACAGAAGGAGCGCTACCTGCGCCCGCTGTTGGAAGGCGAGTTGTTCTCCTGCTATTCGATGACTGAACCGCATGCCGGCGCCGATCCGACGCTGTTCACCACTCGCGCCGTACGCGACGGCGACGATTGGGTGATCAACGGCTGGAAGTTCTTCTCCTCGAACGCCAAAACCGCATCGTTCCTGATTGTCATGGTGGTGACCAACCCCGACGTGAGCCCCTACCAGGGCATGTCGATGTTCCTGGTGCCTACCGACACCCCCGGTGTGAACATCGTCCGCAACGTCGGCCTGCACGGGGAGGCTGAGGACGAAGGTTCACACGCGCTGATCCACTACGACAACGTGCGGGTACCCGCCGAGGCGCTGCTGGGCGGCGAGGGGCAGGCGTTCGTGATCGCGCAGACCCGGTTGGGCGGCGGGCGCATCCACCACGCGATGCGCACCATCGGCCTGTCCCGCAAGGCGCTCGACATGATGTGCGAACGTGCCTTGAGCCGCCAGACGCAGGGCAGCCTGCTCGCGGACAAGCAGTTCGTGCAGGGCTACATCGCCGACTCGTACGCGCAACTGCTGCAGTTCCGGCTGATGGTGCTCTACACGGCGTGGGAGATCGACAAGTACAACGACTACAAGAAGGTCCGCAAGGACATCGCCGCCGTCAAGGTCGTGATGCCGACCGTGCTGCATGACATCGCCTGGCGGGCAATGCAAGTGCACGGTGCGCTCGGCGTCACCAACGAGATGCCGTTCATGGCGATGGTCACCGGCGCCGCGGTGATGGGCCTTGCCGACGGTCCGACCGAGGTGCACAAGACCACCGTCGCCAAGCAGGTACTGCGCGGCTACCAGGCCACCGACGACACCTGGCCCACCGAGTGGACCCCGCGCAAGCGAGAGGCCGCCAGGGCCAAGTACGCCAGTTATCTGGAGAACGAGGTGGGTAACCTGTGA
- a CDS encoding NAD-dependent epimerase/dehydratase family protein — protein MQRSGTPGRPKKLVIGASGFLGSHVTRQLVAAGEDVRVMLRRTSSTKGIDDLDVQRIHGDIFDVGCLKDAMSDCDVVYYCVVDARMWLRDPSPLFRTNVDGLRCVLDVAVDAGLRKFVFTSTTGTLAISDSRPVTEADAHNWSDGGAYIASRVAAEDLVLAYARERGLPAVAMCVSTTYGPGDWAPTPHGSVIAAIAAGRFPIYLDYSAEVVGIEDAARAMLLAADRGRDGERYIISDRYLSVREVNGIAAAAVGRKPPRIGIPLPVLKVAARANDLAARILNRDLLFAYAGIRMAELMSPLDHSKAERELGWTPRPVEESIRDAAQFFAARRRGERFTQPTRD, from the coding sequence GTGCAGCGCAGCGGCACACCGGGCCGGCCGAAGAAGTTGGTCATCGGTGCCAGCGGTTTCCTCGGCTCGCACGTCACGCGTCAGCTGGTCGCGGCCGGCGAGGACGTACGGGTCATGCTGCGCCGGACCAGTTCCACCAAGGGCATCGACGACCTTGACGTGCAGCGTATTCACGGCGACATTTTCGACGTCGGCTGTTTGAAGGACGCGATGTCGGATTGCGACGTCGTCTACTACTGCGTGGTCGACGCTCGGATGTGGCTGCGTGATCCGTCCCCGTTGTTCCGCACCAACGTCGACGGTCTGCGCTGTGTGCTCGACGTCGCAGTCGATGCCGGCTTGCGCAAGTTCGTCTTCACCAGTACCACAGGCACGTTGGCGATCAGCGACAGCAGACCTGTCACCGAGGCCGACGCGCACAACTGGTCCGACGGCGGCGCGTATATCGCGTCCCGGGTGGCGGCCGAGGACCTGGTGCTGGCCTACGCCCGCGAGCGCGGCCTCCCGGCAGTGGCGATGTGCGTCTCCACCACTTACGGCCCAGGCGACTGGGCGCCGACTCCACACGGATCGGTCATCGCCGCGATCGCCGCCGGTCGCTTCCCGATCTACCTCGACTATTCGGCCGAGGTAGTCGGAATCGAAGACGCCGCGCGCGCCATGCTGTTGGCCGCCGATCGTGGCCGCGACGGTGAGCGCTACATCATCTCCGATCGGTATCTGAGCGTCCGCGAGGTCAACGGCATCGCCGCAGCAGCAGTCGGGCGGAAACCGCCGCGCATCGGGATTCCACTGCCGGTGCTCAAGGTGGCAGCACGCGCCAACGACCTCGCGGCCCGGATACTCAACCGCGATCTGCTCTTCGCCTACGCCGGAATCCGGATGGCCGAGTTGATGTCGCCGCTGGACCACAGCAAGGCCGAGCGTGAACTGGGTTGGACGCCAAGGCCTGTCGAAGAATCGATCCGCGACGCGGCTCAGTTCTTCGCGGCCCGGCGCCGCGGTGAGCGCTTCACTCAGCCCACCCGGGATTGA
- a CDS encoding TetR/AcrR family transcriptional regulator produces MPKNSASIAADGGQRRASYQRARSHETKRSLVQAAMALWRTNGYANTTVADICRAAGVSRALFYFYFPAKEDVLFEVGLLSTRAAQETVRSLLQTDYEVDAVINEALRSLERSMARNPRELIIETILEGYRHEHRILAGEPLDDADVDMFGELFARAQADGKLAAHVDVRHLSRLAGMHVSEGVRHWAAGTYGKRSFSEVVGRDIAALIAGYNQLSA; encoded by the coding sequence GTGCCGAAGAACAGCGCCAGTATCGCCGCTGACGGTGGTCAGCGGCGAGCGTCGTACCAGCGGGCCAGGTCGCACGAGACCAAACGTTCGCTGGTACAAGCCGCGATGGCGTTGTGGCGCACCAACGGCTACGCCAACACCACCGTCGCCGACATCTGCCGCGCGGCGGGCGTGTCGCGCGCGCTGTTCTACTTCTATTTCCCGGCCAAAGAAGATGTGCTCTTCGAAGTCGGGCTGTTGTCGACCCGCGCCGCGCAAGAGACCGTCCGCTCGTTGCTGCAAACGGACTATGAGGTGGACGCCGTCATCAACGAGGCGTTGCGCAGCCTCGAACGCTCGATGGCCCGCAACCCCCGCGAGCTGATCATCGAAACCATCCTCGAGGGATACCGCCACGAGCACCGCATCCTCGCCGGTGAACCGCTCGACGACGCCGACGTCGACATGTTCGGTGAGCTGTTCGCACGAGCACAGGCCGACGGCAAACTGGCGGCACATGTCGACGTTCGGCATCTCTCGCGCCTCGCCGGGATGCATGTCAGTGAGGGTGTCCGGCATTGGGCGGCAGGCACTTACGGCAAACGTTCGTTCTCCGAGGTCGTCGGCCGCGACATCGCGGCGTTGATCGCCGGCTACAACCAACTGTCCGCGTAG
- a CDS encoding helix-turn-helix domain-containing protein — translation MTGSSPPTRRVVEIVELLVARAGVPTRLSDIVKALDLNQATAYTIMKELVDAGWVTRDPASKAFSIGAALAGLARQIDQSPSVAHAAQLAAQAAVADTGYAASVSERAGNQLVITAFIAAPGVHDEKWHAAVGDRLPFAAPFGPAYAAWESDDERLAWIRRSGVNNRAFHRRLDQFLTDTAHRGYSVERMSPEMVAAIPIMTRLQAEALSDSMRGHLDHILLEMTGTPGDPTEAGGRHYVGAMSVPIFNDVGRVSHSITLHPFTNLSARKIDQIGRRLRRAAESITARIIKRSAGFRRVDVR, via the coding sequence GTGACCGGTTCGTCGCCGCCCACCCGTCGAGTGGTCGAAATAGTCGAGTTACTCGTCGCACGTGCGGGCGTGCCGACCCGGCTCAGCGACATCGTCAAGGCACTGGATCTCAACCAGGCGACGGCGTACACGATCATGAAGGAGCTCGTCGACGCCGGGTGGGTCACGCGCGATCCTGCCAGCAAGGCGTTTTCGATCGGCGCCGCACTCGCCGGTCTTGCCAGGCAGATCGATCAGTCACCGTCAGTCGCACACGCGGCGCAACTCGCGGCGCAAGCCGCCGTCGCCGACACCGGCTACGCCGCATCGGTGTCTGAGCGGGCCGGGAACCAACTCGTCATCACGGCCTTCATCGCCGCACCAGGCGTGCACGACGAGAAATGGCACGCCGCGGTCGGAGATCGACTGCCGTTCGCTGCGCCCTTCGGACCGGCCTATGCCGCTTGGGAATCCGACGACGAGCGGCTGGCTTGGATTCGCCGCAGCGGAGTGAACAATCGCGCGTTCCACCGCCGTCTTGACCAATTTCTGACCGATACGGCCCATCGGGGCTACAGCGTCGAGCGGATGAGCCCCGAGATGGTAGCGGCGATCCCCATCATGACCAGACTCCAGGCTGAAGCGCTGTCGGATTCGATGCGCGGTCATCTCGACCACATCCTGCTCGAAATGACTGGCACCCCGGGTGACCCGACAGAAGCCGGCGGACGACATTACGTCGGCGCGATGAGCGTGCCGATCTTCAACGATGTCGGGCGCGTTTCGCACAGCATCACGCTGCATCCGTTCACCAACCTGTCAGCGCGCAAGATCGACCAGATTGGGCGTCGTCTTCGGCGGGCCGCTGAGTCGATCACAGCCCGGATAATTAAGCGCTCTGCTGGTTTTCGACGCGTTGACGTGCGCTGA
- a CDS encoding mycofactocin-coupled SDR family oxidoreductase gives MAGRVAGKVAFVTGAARGQGRSHAVRLAQEGADIIAVDICRPFPDSPAPPATREDLAETADLVKALDRRVVTAEVDVRDYDALKAAVDGGVEQLGSLDIIVANAGIGTIGTRLDRMKEDIWQEMIDVNLGGVWKSVKAGVPHMLAGGRGGSIVLTSSVAGLKAYPHTGHYTAAKHGVVGLMRTFAVELGAQSIRVNSVHPTHVNTPLLHNEQTYRMFRPDLENPGPDDMAPVCQTFHMLPIPWVTAEDISNAVLFLASDEARNITGVALPVDAGSCLK, from the coding sequence ATGGCCGGTCGGGTAGCAGGCAAGGTCGCGTTCGTCACCGGCGCAGCGCGCGGGCAGGGACGCAGCCACGCGGTGCGGTTGGCGCAAGAGGGCGCCGACATCATCGCGGTCGATATCTGCCGACCGTTTCCTGATTCACCGGCGCCGCCCGCCACCCGGGAAGATCTCGCGGAAACCGCCGACCTGGTCAAGGCGCTGGACCGCCGCGTCGTCACCGCGGAGGTCGACGTCCGCGACTACGACGCGCTGAAGGCCGCGGTCGACGGCGGCGTCGAGCAACTCGGCAGCCTCGACATCATCGTCGCCAACGCGGGTATCGGCACGATCGGCACCCGACTCGACCGGATGAAGGAAGACATCTGGCAGGAGATGATCGACGTCAACCTCGGCGGGGTGTGGAAGTCGGTTAAGGCGGGCGTCCCGCACATGCTGGCGGGCGGTCGGGGCGGCTCGATCGTCTTGACCAGTTCGGTGGCGGGCTTAAAGGCCTACCCGCACACCGGGCACTACACCGCGGCCAAACACGGTGTGGTGGGCCTGATGCGGACCTTCGCGGTCGAACTCGGCGCACAGTCCATCCGGGTCAACTCCGTGCATCCGACGCACGTGAACACGCCGCTGTTGCACAACGAGCAGACATACCGGATGTTCCGGCCTGACTTGGAAAACCCGGGCCCCGACGATATGGCGCCGGTGTGCCAGACCTTCCACATGCTGCCCATCCCGTGGGTGACTGCCGAAGACATCAGCAACGCAGTGCTGTTCCTGGCGTCCGACGAAGCCCGCAACATCACCGGCGTCGCGCTTCCGGTCGACGCGGGCAGCTGCCTGAAGTAG
- a CDS encoding helix-turn-helix domain-containing protein — MTQTCRTGQHDVHNVYGELCPCRILLDLLANKWSALLIGLLEDGPVRFTALRDQLPGISSKMLTRTLRQLESAALISRTVYADVPPRVEYELTELGASAAVPLGMLRAWAEDNLDHISTINPGWAE, encoded by the coding sequence ATGACTCAAACCTGTCGCACAGGCCAGCATGACGTTCACAATGTGTACGGAGAACTGTGCCCATGCCGGATACTGCTGGATCTGCTGGCCAACAAGTGGTCGGCGCTGTTGATCGGTCTGCTCGAAGACGGGCCCGTGCGCTTCACCGCGTTGCGGGACCAGCTGCCGGGCATCAGTTCGAAGATGTTGACACGCACCCTGCGACAACTCGAATCCGCTGCGCTGATCAGTCGGACGGTATATGCCGATGTGCCACCCAGAGTCGAGTACGAGCTGACCGAACTCGGCGCGAGCGCCGCTGTCCCCCTGGGCATGTTGCGAGCCTGGGCCGAGGACAACCTCGATCACATCTCCACGATCAATCCCGGGTGGGCTGAGTGA